Proteins from one Primulina huaijiensis isolate GDHJ02 chromosome 18, ASM1229523v2, whole genome shotgun sequence genomic window:
- the LOC140963991 gene encoding amino acid permease 3-like produces the protein FVCLLDIGTVWTASAHIITAVIGSGVLSLAWATAQLGWVAGPTLLFLFSFVTYYTSALLAACYRTGDPDTGERNYTYMDAVRANLGGFQVKVCGVIQYLNLFGVGVGYTIASSISMMAIKRSNCFHSKGHDSPCKISSNPYMIAFGVIEIVFSQIPNFDQIWWLSIVAAIMSFTYSTIGLGLGIARVAESGKIMGSLTGIKIGTGLGEVTQIDKIWRSFQALGAIAFAYSYSLILIEIQDTIKSPPSEYKTMKKATLGSVVLTTIFYMFCGCFGYAAFGDLSPGNLLTGFGFYNPFWLLDIANLAIVIHLIGAYQVYCQPLFAFIEKTAVEWFPDSQFFTKEIPIPIPGCKPYKLNLFRLVWRTVFVIITTVISMLMPFFNDVVGILGAFGFWPLTVYYPVEMYIVQKRIPKWSTRWISLQILSMACLIISIAAAAGSFVGVAADLKVYKPFQS, from the exons tttgtgtGTTTGTTGGATATAGGAACTGTGTGGACTGCAAGTGCTCACATTATCACAGCTGTGATTGGATCTGGTGTGCTGTCCTTGGCTTGGGCCACGGCCCAGCTGGGATGGGTCGCGGGCCCCACTTTGTTGTTCCTGTTCTCGTTCGTCACATATTACACTTCTGCCCTTCTGGCGGCGTGCTACCGGACCGGCGACCCGGACACTGGAGAAAGGAACTACACTTACATGGATGCTGTTCGGGCAAATCTTG GTGGTTTCCAGGTGAAAGTCTGTGGGGTAATTCAGTATTTGAATCTTTTTGGTGTTGGTGTTGGTTACACCATTGCTTCTTCTATTAGCATGAT GGCTATCAAGAGATCTAATTGCTTCCATTCCAAAGGACATGACAGTCCTTGCAAAATCTCAAGCAATCCATACATGATTGCCTTTGGTGTGATCGAAATAGTCTTCTCTCAGATCCCCAATTTCGATCAAATATGGTGGCTTTCGATTGTCGCTGCTATCATGTCCTTCACTTATTCCACCATTGGTCTTGGCCTTGGCATCGCAAGAGTTGCAG AAAGTGGGAAAATCATGGGAAGCTTAACTGGGATTAAAATAGGGACAGGGTTGGGAGAAGTGACTCAAATTGATAAGATTTGGAGAAGCTTTCAAGCTCTCGGAGCTATAGCTTTTGCATATTCTTACTCCCTTATTCTTATCGAGATTCAG GATACAATCAAATCTCCTCCATCTGAATACAAAACAATGAAGAAAGCCACTCTAGGCAGTGTGGTGTTAACGACTATTTTCTACATGTTCTGTGGCTGCTTTGGCTACGCAGCATTTGGTGATCTTTCGCCCGGAAACTTACTCACCGGTTTTGGCTTCTACAATCCCTTCTGGCTGCTCGACATAGCGAATTTAGCCATTGTGATCCATCTAATAGGGGCCTACCAAGTCTACTGCCAACCCCTTTTCGCGTTTATTGAGAAAACAGCAGTTGAATGGTTCCCTGATAGCCAATTCTTCACAAAAGAAATCCCGATACCGATCCCAGGATGCAAACCATACAAGCTCAATCTATTCAGGCTCGTCTGGAGGACGGTTTTTGTGATCATTACGACAGTGATATCTATGCTCATGCCATTCTTCAACGACGTTGTTGGGATTCTAGGCGCGTTTGGATTCTGGCCATTGACCGTTTATTATCCTGTAGAGATGTATATAGTGCAAAAGAGGATCCCCAAGTGGAGCACAAGATGGATAAGCCTTCAGATTCTGAGTATGGCTTGTTTGATTATATCtattgctgctgctgctggttcTTTTGTTGGTGTTGCTGCTGATCTCAAGGTTTACAAGCCATTTCaaagttga